The following coding sequences are from one Carassius gibelio isolate Cgi1373 ecotype wild population from Czech Republic chromosome B7, carGib1.2-hapl.c, whole genome shotgun sequence window:
- the LOC127962035 gene encoding katanin p80 WD40 repeat-containing subunit B1-like, with product MALTSTTITSWKLQEIVAHSSNVSSLVLGKSSGRLLATGGEDCRVNIWAVSKPNCIMSLTGHTSPVECIQFNSSEERVVAGSQSGSLRLWDLEAAKILRTLMGHKASICSLDFHPMGEYLASGSVDSNIKLWDVRRKGCVFRYKGHTQAVRCLAFSPDGKWLASASDDSTVKLWDLIAGKMITEFTSHTSAVNVVQFHPNEYLLASGSADRTVKLWDLEKFNMIGSSEGETGVVRSVLFNPDGSCLYSGSENTLRVYGWEPDRCFDVVHVGWGKVSDLAISNNQMIAVSCSQNNVSWYIVDLSRVKKSGSVIQGLIEDKPIPAPTSAMGTTLRRNYERPTTSCTGQQMKQSSEADRRSPEGERRSPSSEDEKEDKESSAEITNPEDYKEIFQPRSVISRTPPKTTEPFPAPLEHSFSESVLEKPGPAVKIVTPVIDRAGQLKGPITSSTPVQRVEPTVIAAAPRPVAVGTTSVTSPSHPVVTTTKPKPSTGMILSTRNEPIGLKAGDFLSHARNAKAGVMGDDEALAQIRKGHDTMCVMLTSRYKNLDTVRSVWASGDVKTSLDSAVSMNDLSIVVDVLNIINLKPSLWKLDLCTSVLPQIEELLQSKYESYVQTGCMSLKLILKRFWPLISDTLTAPPSVGVDITREERLQKCKACYKQLKNLSNVVKSRAEQVGRHGSTFKELQLLLAPLDY from the exons ATGGCTCTCACCAGCACCACGATAACATCATGGAAGCTGC AGGAGATTGTGGCTCACTCCAGCAATGTGTCTTCACTGGTGTTGGGGAAATCATCTGGTCGCCTGCTGGCCACCGGCGGCGAGGACTGCAGAGTCAATATCTGGGCTGTCAGCAAACCAAACTGCATTATG AGTCTGACGGGCCACACCAGCCCTGTGGAGTGCATCCAGTTCAACAGCTCTGAGGAGCGCGTGGTGGCCGGTTCTCAGTCCGGCTCTCTCCGGCTTTGGGATTTGGAGGCTGCTAAAA ttCTGCGCACCTTGATGGGGCACAAAGCCAGTATCTGCAGTCTGGACTTTCACCCCATGGGAGAATACCTGGCGTCTGGCTCTGTGGATAGCAATATTAAG TTGTGGGATGTGAGAAGAAAAGGATGTGTATTCCGATATAAA GGTCACACTCAGGCTGTGCGCTGTCTAGCCTTCAGTCCTGATGGGAAGTGGCTTGCTTCTGCCAGTGATGACAGCACAGTAAAG CTGTGGGATCTGATAGCAGGGAAGATGATCACTGAATTCACATCACACACCTCAGCAGTCAATGTTGTGCAGTTCCACCCCAATGAGTACCTGCTCGCCTCTGGGAGTGCAGATCG GACTGTTAAGCTGTGGGACCTGGAGAAATTCAACATGATTGGCTCATCAGAGGGCGAGACGGGAGTTGTAAG GAGTGTATTGTTTAATCCTGATGGTAGCTGCTTGTATAGCGGCTCTGAGAACACACTACGAGTGTATGGCTGGGAGCCTGACCGCTGCTTTGATGTAGTGCATGTAGGCTGGGGCAAAGTATCTGACCTGGCCATCAGCAACAACCAAATG ATTGCAGTGTCCTGCAGTCAAAATAATGTGAGCTGGTACATTGTTGATCTCAGTCGAGTGAAGAAGTCAGGATCTGTGATCCAAGGGCTGATTGAGGACAAGCCGATCCCAGCTCCCACCTCTGCAATGGGAACAACACTAAGGCGGAATTATGAGCGACCCACTACATCCTGCACCGGACAGCA GATGAAGCAGAGTTCAGAGGCCGATCGCCGGAGTCCAGAAGGAGAGCGGAGAAGTCCCAGCAGTGAGGATGAGAAGGAAGACAAAGAGAGCAGTGCAGAAATCACCAACCCAGAAGATTATAAAGAGATCTTTCAGCCGCGCAGTGTCATCT CACGTACTCCACCCAAAACAACTGAACCCTTCCCAGCTCCCCTAGAGCACTCTTTCTCAGAGAGTGTGCTAGAGAAACCTGGCCCGGCAGTAAAGATTGTAACTCCAGTAATAGACCGG GCAGGACAGTTGAAAGGTCCCATTACCTCCTCTACTCCAGTACAAAGAGTTGAACCAACAGTGATTGCTGCTGCTCCCCGTCCAGTAGCTGTGGGGACCACATCAGTGACCTCTCCCTCTCATCCTGTGGTTACGACCACCAAACCTAAACCTTCTACAGGAATGATCCTCTCGACACGTAACGAGCCAATTGGCCTCAAAGCAGGGGACTTCCTTTCT CATGCACGGAACGCCAAAGCTGGTGTGATGGGAGATGATGAGGCATTAGCACAGATCCGAAAAGGCCATGACACCATGTGCGTAATGCTGACCAGTCGATATAAAAACCTGGACACCGTACGCTCCGTTTGGGCCAGTGGTGATGTCAAG ACTTCACTGGATTCAGCTGTATCTATGAATGATCTTTCTATTGTGGTGGACGTCCTTAACATAATCAACCTCAAACC ATCACTGTGGAAATTGGACCTCTGCACATCCGTCTTGCCACAGATTGAGGAATTGCTGCAGAGCAAATATGAAAG TTATGTACAGACTGGTTGCATGTCTTTAAAACTGATTCTGAAGCGTTTCTGGCCATTAATCTCAGACACGTTGACTGCTCCTCCATCAGTAGGAGTGGACATTACTCGAGAGGAGAG GCTTCAGAAATGTAAAGCATGCTATAAGCAGCTGAAGAACCTCAGTAATGTAGTGAAGAGCCGGGCAGAGCAGGTTGGTCGTCATGGCAGCACATTCAAAGAGCTACAACTACTTCTGGCCCCATTGgactactga